Sequence from the bacterium genome:
GACCAGTGCGAGCAGGCGCCGGACACCATGCTCACGAGCGTCACCTTGAACTTCGACATCGCCTATGAGCAGATGGGCGAGTTCTACAAGGACGGCTCGCTCGAGCCCGCGATCTACTCCATGAACCTCGCCAACACCGGGATCGACCTGTCGCCGCCCTGCAACGCCAACGCCGACGTCGACGCCGCCATCGAGACCGTGATCGACGGGGTTTCCTCGGGCGACATCGTCGTCGACCCGACGCGCGAGAAGACCCCGTAACCCGGGGAACGGTCGCCACTAGCGTCGCCGGTACGTGGGAGCGGCCATAGATCACGCGGGGCCGGTGACGGCCAGGGAGGCTTCGTCCCTGGCCGTCACCGGCCTGCACAAGCACTTCGGCCGGGTTCGCGCCAACGACGGCATCGACGTCACCTTCCGGGGCGGCGAGGTGCACGCCTTGCTCGGCGAGAACGGGGCCGGCAAGTCCACCCTCATCAAGTGCCTGACGGGCATCTACCGCCCCGACTCCGGGCTCGTCGAGGTCGACGGTCGGGAGGTCGACATCCGGGACCCCGCCGACTCCCGGCACTGCGGGATCGCGGTGGTCCACCAGAGTTCCACCCTGATCTCCCGCCTGACGCTGCTGGAGAACGTGGTCCTGCAGGAGGGACGCCTCGGGCGGATCCCCAGCGAACTGGCGGACCGCCTCGTCGAGAGCGGTGACCGGCTCGGCTTCTCCATCGATCCGAAGGCCCGCGTGGAGAACCTCTCGGTGGGGGATCTCCAGCGAGCCGAGATCGCCCGGGCGTTCATGCAGGACGCGTGGCTCGTCATACTCGACGAACCCACCGCCGTCCTGGCGCCGGCCGAGCGCGCCAGCCTCTTCGAGCTGTTCGGCTCGCTGACCTCCCAGGGCGTGGGGGTGGTGTTCGTCACCCACCACCTCGCCGAGGCGCTGTCGGAGAGCAACCGCACCACGGTCCTGCGGGAGGGGCAGGTCGTCGGTCGTCTCGAGCCCGGCCACCAGGTGGACGAGGCCGAACTCGTGCGTCTCATCGTCGGCGACGACGCGCCCCATCCATCGGTGACTGGCGCCGTCGACGGCGCTCCCGGGGCCGCTGTGCACACGCTGGCGGCGGGAAGCGCGGGCGACGTGCTCGTGGAGGTCCAGGGGGTGTCCGGCGCGCCGCGGTGGGGCCGGGCACTGCACGACGTGGACCTGACGATCCGCCGCGGCGAGGTGCTCGGCATCGCCGGGGTCGAGGGCAACGGCCAGCGGGAACTCTCCGCGCTGCTGACCGGTTCGTGGAGGCCTGACGCCGGCACCGTCATCCTCGACGGCAGGCCGCTGGCGAGCTACCCGCCGCCGGACCGCTCCGAGCTCGTCGGGGACGTGCCCGACGATCACTTCCTGGCCACGTGCGGGGAACTCTCGGTCTGGGAGAACATCGCCCTCGGAACGTTCGCCTGGCAAGAAGCGCCGACGCCCCGTCACAAGGCGCGCCAGCGCCGGTCGGCGACCGAATTGGTCGAGGAGTTCGACATCCGCACCGACGGGATCGGCGCCCCGGTGCGCCAACTCTCCGGCGGCAATCGTCGCCGTGTGATCCTCGCCCGCGAGTTGCGCAAGCACCCGTTGCTGCTGGTCGCCACCTACCCCACCCGGGGACTGGACGTCCGCTCGGCGGAGCAGGTCCGCTACTGGGTGCGCCGTCTGACCGATCAGGGGAGTTCGGTCGTCTACATGAGCACCGAGCTCGAGGAGATCATCGAGGTCAGCGACCGCGTGGCCGTGATGGTCCGGGGGCGCATCACCGGCGTGTTGAGCGAGGGGATCACGATCGGCGGCATCGGCAACCTGATGCTCCAGGAACGATGAAGCTCGCACTCGCCGGCCGGCTGCGCATGACGGAGGGGGCGGTTCCCGCTCTGGCGATCCTGGCCTCGCTGGTGGTTCTGGCGCCGCTGGTGCAGATCGGCGGCGCCGGCGTCGGCGAGGGCTACACGCAACTCTTCAAGGCATCGTTCGGGTCGATGGTCGGGGTGGGGTCGTGGCTCACGTCCTCGCTCCCGCTCGTGCTCGTCGGCCTGGGTGTGGCCCTTCCCTACCGGGCCGGCCTGTTCAACGTCGGAGGCGAGGGGCAGCTGTTGACCGGCGCTCTCGTCGGGGTGTACATCGCCACCTCGTTCGGCGGCGGCCCGGGTGTCTTCCTGCTGCCGCTGGTGGCGGCGTTCGGTGCGGCCGGCGCCCTCGGAGCGGTTGCCGGCTGGCTGAAGGCCCGCGGCATGCACGAAATCGTCACGACGATCATGTTCAACTTCATCGCGTTCTTCTCCCTCACGTTCCTGCTGCGCGGCGGGTTGAAGGACCCCGACCTGCCGTACGCGGCGAGCAGAGCGGTGCACGACGGGTTCCGGTTGGGTCGCTTCGCCGGCGATGACATCCCCTACGGCATCTTCATCGCCGCCGCCGTCGTGGCCGCCACCATCTACCTGGTCGACTACACACGCTTGGGATGGCGGTTGGGCCTGCTGGGCCAGAGCGACGCCGTCGCGGTTCGCCAGGGGATCAATCTGGCGCGCACCAGGACGGTGGCGATGGCGCTGGGTGGCGGCTTGGCCGGGCTGGGCGGGGTGGTGGAGCTGCTCGGCAACCAGTACCGCATCGGCGCCCACTTCTCGCCCGGTTGGGGCTTCACCGCCATCGCCGTGGCCCTGCTTGCGCGTGGGAAGATGCTGCCCGTGCTGCCTTTCGCCCTCTACTTCGGGTTCCTGCAGAACGGCGAGGTCCGGCTCCAGGCGATCCTGGGCCTCCCCGGCAACCTGGTGCTGATACTCGTGGCCGCCCCGGTGATCATCGTGGCCGCGGTCTACGGGTTCCGCGCCTATCGCAGGACGGTCATGGTGGGTACGTGACACTTGGGAGGTTGACAATGCTGCGAATCGACTGCCTCGTCATTCCGGCGGAGAGCCTGCCCCGGACTCGATCCGGGGCCGGAATCCAGTGCCCAGCGGCGCGGTCGGCTTTGCCAGAGGTTCGTTCAGCCTCTGGGAGGTCGCTGTGAGCGGGAACGGCGCCGCGGGAGCGGGCGAGGCGGTCGCGGTGGCGGTCGACATCGGCGGGACCTTCACCGACCTGGTGGCCGTCGGAGCCGGCGGGGAGATCGTGCTCGCCAAGCAGCCGTCGGTCCCGGCGGACTTCCTGGCCGGCGTGGACGAGGCGCTGCGGGGTCTCGGCGGCGCGGGGATCGTCGAATTCCGCCACGGCACCACCGTCGGGACCAACGCCATCATCCAGCGCAAGGGGGCCCGGATCGGGCTCATCACCACGCGGGGATTCCGGGACATCCTCCTGGCGGCGCGGGCCAGCCGCATGGATCTCTACGACTCGGTCTGGGATCCGCCGCCGCCGCTGGTGGCGCGCCGCGACATCCTCACCGTCACCGAACGACTGGACTACCTGGGGCGGACGGTCACGCCGCTGGATGCCGGCGAGGTCCGCCGGGCGATCGGCGTCCTGGTGGACCGCGGGGTCGAGGCGGTGGCAGTCTGCTTCCTGAACTCGTTCGTGAACCCGGCCCACGAGCTCGAGGCGCTGGAGATCATCGCCACCGAGGCGCCGGGGTTGTTCGCCTGCGCCAGCAGCAAGGTGGTGCCGGAGATCCGCGAGTTCGAGCGCATGAGCACCACGGTCGTGAACGCCTACCTCGGCCCGCCGATGGCGACCTACCTGCAGGGTCTGGACGCCCTGCTGGCATCACACGACTATGACGGCGACGTCCTGATCACGCATTCCGGTGGCGGGTTGATGACGTCGCGGGCGGCGACGCGCATCCCCGCCCGCGTCTGCCAGTCGGGCCCGGCGGCCGGTGTCATGGGCGGCTTGGCGGTCGCAGAGCGGGTGGGGTTCGAGAACGTCATCACCCTGGACATGGGCGGGACGAGCGCCGACATCTCGGTGATCGTGGACGGGGCGCCGATGTTCCGCTCGGAGTGGCACGCCCAGTTCAACGTGCCGATTATCTTCCCGGCCATCGATCTGGTCACCATCGGTGCGGGGGGCGGCACGATCGCCTGGGTGGACGCCAGCGGCACACCCCACAGCGGCCCCCAGAGCGCCGGCGCCGATCCCGGCCCCGCCTGCTACGAGCGCGGCGGCACCGAACCGACCAACACCGACGCCAACGTGGTGCTCGGGCGGCTGCGGCCGCAGGCGTTCACCGGCCGGCGCAGCGACATCACCATCAGCGCCGATGCGGCTCACGAGGCCGTCGAGCGCAGGATCGCCCCGGTTCTGGACTGTCCGGTCATCGACGCGGCCGCCGGCATCATCAGGCTCTCCAACGCCTCCATGCTGAACGCTGTCCGGCTCATGACCGTCGAGCGCGGCTACGACCCCCGCGACTTCTCCCTAGTGGCCTTCGGCGGCGCGGGACCGCTGCATGCGGCCGACCTGGCCCGCGAACTGCGGATCCCCACCGTGGTGATCCCGACCTATCCCGGCCTCGTTTCGGCGATGGGCGCCCTGCAGGTCATGCTGCGCCACGACCTCGTGCGGCCGGTGTTCCAACTGCACTCCAGCGTCGACCGGTCCGTCCTGGCGGCGGCGGAAGCGGAGCTGCTGTCCGAGATCGACGAACTGCGGGCCAGCGAGACGATGAAGACCGACTGGAAGGTGAACTGGCGGGCCGACATGCGCTACTACGGCCAGATCTCCGGGTACCTCACCTTGGACCTGCCGCACGGCATCGACTACCTGCTGGGCCGCGACAGCCTGGAGCGATTCCAGGCCGAGCACCAGCGGGAGTTCGGCTACGTGCTCACCGAGGACGTGACCGATGTCGAGATCGTGAACCTGCGCGCCGTGCTCATCGGAGACGTGGCTCCCGTGAGTCTTCCGGCACGTCCCGCGGGCGACGCGTCGCCCCCCGAGTCGGGCGAGGCGTACTTCTTCGAGTCGGGCGGGGTCGTCCCGACGGCCTTCGTGCAGCGCGAGGGGTTGTCCCCCGGCGATGTCGTGGCCGGCCCGGCGATCGTGGAGGAGTGGGACTCCACGACGGTGGTTCCGCCCGGCGTCGTGGCGCGCGTCGCCCCACTCGGAGAACTGGTCATGGACATGGGAGACAGCCGATGAACCGCGCAGAGACCGACCGGGCCGTCGACCCGATCACAGTCGAGGTGTTGAGCAGCGCCTTCCGGGCGATCTGCGACGAGGCCAGCGCGCTGCTGGCCAAGGGCGCCTACGGGGCCACGATCAGTGAGGGTCATGACCACTCGGGCTCCCTGCTGACGCGGGAGGCCCGTCTCGTGGCACACGGCCGCCGCGACCAGGCGGCCCACCTCGGCACGTTCGAGGAGTCCGTCAAGACGACCATCGAGCACGCCGGCGGGTTCAGGGAGGGCGACGTCTTCGTCTTCAATGATCCGTACCACGGGGGGACGCACCAACCCGACGTCAAGGTCATCCGTCCCGTGTTCGTGGACGGGTCTCTCTTCGCCTTCACGATCTCCTGCGGTCACTGGGCCGATGTCGGCGGTCCCATCCCGGGTTCGTTCAACCCCCTGGCCAGGGAGTGCTTCGCCGAGGGACTGCGGATCCCGCCCATGCTGCTGGTGGACCAGGGCCGACCGGTGCGGTCCACGTTCGAGATCATCAAGGCGAACGTGCGCGTGCCCGATGAGAGGATGGCCGATCTGCATGCTCAGCAGCGGGCCGCCGAGTTGATGGAGCGGCGCCTGCTGGAGTACGTGGCGCAGTTCGGTGCGGATGTCGTGGAGCACACCATGTACGCGCTCATGGACCGCAGCGAGGTGCTGTTGCGAGAGGGCATCCGGGAACTGCCCGACGGCGTCTACGAGTTCGAGGACTTCGGCGACTGCGACGTGCTGCATCCCGACAAGCCGCGGATCCGCGTCCACGTCAGCATGACCCTGGACGGCGACCAGGTCACGTTCGACTTCAGCAAGTCGGATCCGGCGCCCATCTCACCGTTCGGGTTCGCCCGTCCGGCATTGCTCTCGTCGGTCTACGACGGCACGATGCACTGCTTCCCCCATCTGGTGCCGCTGAACCACGGCATCACGCGATCCATCGAGGTGATCTCCGTCCCCGGCTCGTGCGTCGACGTGCTGCCCCCCACGCCGGTGCTGGGGTTCGCCTCGGGTGCCTACGAGAAGGTCGCCGCGGCGGTCATGGCGTGCTGGGCGCAGGCCTTCGCCACCGTCGACCCCACGCGGATGCATGCCGCGACGGTGAACCTGGCCAATCTGGCTCTGAGCGGCGACCACCCCGACAGCGGCGTTCCGTTCGTCTCGTACCTGTGGAACGAGGGCGGGCAGGGGGCGCGCAGCTACAAGGACGGCAACAGCTTCCAGCTGATGATCTTCATCGGCGGCGCCACCAACCAGCCCATCGAGGTCCTGGAGCGACTCAACGCCATCCGGGCGCTGTCGTGCGAGGCCGTGGGGGCCTCCGCCGGCCACGGGACCCATCGCGGCGGGTTCGGGATCGACCGCTCCTTCGAGGCGACCGGGGACATGATCCTCACGATGCACGGTGACCGGGCCGAGGTCACCCCGTTCGGCCTGGCGGGCGGCTGCAACGGCGGGGGCAACGTGCTGGTGCTGAATCCCGGCACCGAGTCCGAGCGGTGGCTCGGGATGCACGCGGTCGGCGAGCAGATCCGCAAGGGGGACGTGCTGCGCTACAGCTCCAACGGAGGCGGCGGGTTCGGTCCGCCCAGCCGGAGAGACCCCGACGCGGTGGCGCACGATGTTTCGGAGGGATACTTCGCCCCCGATCTGGCCGCTCGGATCTACGGCGTGGTGCTGACCGAGACCCCCTCCGGCTATGCGGTCGACCACGAGGCCACCGCCGAGCTGCGCGCGAACGGCATGGACGACCT
This genomic interval carries:
- a CDS encoding ATP-binding cassette domain-containing protein: MTAREASSLAVTGLHKHFGRVRANDGIDVTFRGGEVHALLGENGAGKSTLIKCLTGIYRPDSGLVEVDGREVDIRDPADSRHCGIAVVHQSSTLISRLTLLENVVLQEGRLGRIPSELADRLVESGDRLGFSIDPKARVENLSVGDLQRAEIARAFMQDAWLVILDEPTAVLAPAERASLFELFGSLTSQGVGVVFVTHHLAEALSESNRTTVLREGQVVGRLEPGHQVDEAELVRLIVGDDAPHPSVTGAVDGAPGAAVHTLAAGSAGDVLVEVQGVSGAPRWGRALHDVDLTIRRGEVLGIAGVEGNGQRELSALLTGSWRPDAGTVILDGRPLASYPPPDRSELVGDVPDDHFLATCGELSVWENIALGTFAWQEAPTPRHKARQRRSATELVEEFDIRTDGIGAPVRQLSGGNRRRVILARELRKHPLLLVATYPTRGLDVRSAEQVRYWVRRLTDQGSSVVYMSTELEEIIEVSDRVAVMVRGRITGVLSEGITIGGIGNLMLQER
- a CDS encoding ABC transporter permease → MKLALAGRLRMTEGAVPALAILASLVVLAPLVQIGGAGVGEGYTQLFKASFGSMVGVGSWLTSSLPLVLVGLGVALPYRAGLFNVGGEGQLLTGALVGVYIATSFGGGPGVFLLPLVAAFGAAGALGAVAGWLKARGMHEIVTTIMFNFIAFFSLTFLLRGGLKDPDLPYAASRAVHDGFRLGRFAGDDIPYGIFIAAAVVAATIYLVDYTRLGWRLGLLGQSDAVAVRQGINLARTRTVAMALGGGLAGLGGVVELLGNQYRIGAHFSPGWGFTAIAVALLARGKMLPVLPFALYFGFLQNGEVRLQAILGLPGNLVLILVAAPVIIVAAVYGFRAYRRTVMVGT
- a CDS encoding hydantoinase/oxoprolinase family protein; protein product: MSGNGAAGAGEAVAVAVDIGGTFTDLVAVGAGGEIVLAKQPSVPADFLAGVDEALRGLGGAGIVEFRHGTTVGTNAIIQRKGARIGLITTRGFRDILLAARASRMDLYDSVWDPPPPLVARRDILTVTERLDYLGRTVTPLDAGEVRRAIGVLVDRGVEAVAVCFLNSFVNPAHELEALEIIATEAPGLFACASSKVVPEIREFERMSTTVVNAYLGPPMATYLQGLDALLASHDYDGDVLITHSGGGLMTSRAATRIPARVCQSGPAAGVMGGLAVAERVGFENVITLDMGGTSADISVIVDGAPMFRSEWHAQFNVPIIFPAIDLVTIGAGGGTIAWVDASGTPHSGPQSAGADPGPACYERGGTEPTNTDANVVLGRLRPQAFTGRRSDITISADAAHEAVERRIAPVLDCPVIDAAAGIIRLSNASMLNAVRLMTVERGYDPRDFSLVAFGGAGPLHAADLARELRIPTVVIPTYPGLVSAMGALQVMLRHDLVRPVFQLHSSVDRSVLAAAEAELLSEIDELRASETMKTDWKVNWRADMRYYGQISGYLTLDLPHGIDYLLGRDSLERFQAEHQREFGYVLTEDVTDVEIVNLRAVLIGDVAPVSLPARPAGDASPPESGEAYFFESGGVVPTAFVQREGLSPGDVVAGPAIVEEWDSTTVVPPGVVARVAPLGELVMDMGDSR
- a CDS encoding hydantoinase B/oxoprolinase family protein; this encodes MNRAETDRAVDPITVEVLSSAFRAICDEASALLAKGAYGATISEGHDHSGSLLTREARLVAHGRRDQAAHLGTFEESVKTTIEHAGGFREGDVFVFNDPYHGGTHQPDVKVIRPVFVDGSLFAFTISCGHWADVGGPIPGSFNPLARECFAEGLRIPPMLLVDQGRPVRSTFEIIKANVRVPDERMADLHAQQRAAELMERRLLEYVAQFGADVVEHTMYALMDRSEVLLREGIRELPDGVYEFEDFGDCDVLHPDKPRIRVHVSMTLDGDQVTFDFSKSDPAPISPFGFARPALLSSVYDGTMHCFPHLVPLNHGITRSIEVISVPGSCVDVLPPTPVLGFASGAYEKVAAAVMACWAQAFATVDPTRMHAATVNLANLALSGDHPDSGVPFVSYLWNEGGQGARSYKDGNSFQLMIFIGGATNQPIEVLERLNAIRALSCEAVGASAGHGTHRGGFGIDRSFEATGDMILTMHGDRAEVTPFGLAGGCNGGGNVLVLNPGTESERWLGMHAVGEQIRKGDVLRYSSNGGGGFGPPSRRDPDAVAHDVSEGYFAPDLAARIYGVVLTETPSGYAVDHEATAELRANGMDDLPEGYGPGEVHPMGRRVVPRPTWGDS